TTTGCAAACACAAAAAACCGAAAATCAAGTCCAATTACCTTAGTAGTCAACTAGTCATAGCATATGTTCCCACCCATTTCACAAAAAGGAAACTACACTGATTCACTAATGACTTGTAATTTGGTAGACATCATCTGGCATAATCCCGCCGAAAAATATCCAAGAGGGTGGCAACCAAATTAGTGAGTAGTTTGTCGGGGTCAATACAAATAGACTTGATTGGGTGGGTACCAAATTGGTAGCTAGTTCAATCATGAAAAATTCCGGGACGGAACTAGTTCCAAACGTCCATCAAACAACTCGTGCCCATTTAGATCAACAGGTCAGGGGTCGATTTAGGATTACCAGAGGGGTTTCGAATTCGACTTCCTAGATATGCAACAGTGctaaaaattactccctctatcccaatcatttgttttccTTTTGCTTAAAATACTCGTCACAaagaaggtaaacaaatgatcgagacaAAGGGAGTACAAATATTCCCGATAAGTCCATCAAACTAAGGATCCTTATTTCAGTAGAACTCTGACAAAACCTAAAAAAGATTTACTCAACACATTCCAATTAAGCCTTAAACTTTTCCTAATTCAACAATAATTAGTAAAAAGAATACCAATCAGGGGAGAGGAAATCAGGAACGTCAGCAGAAGCCCGGAATCTGGAAGATAGTTTAGGGAAATTGGGAAATCGAAGCTTTGGTTCTCCATTAATGGTGTTGGAGAATAATTGGAAAGCTGCCATTGATGAACTCAACGACATCTTGTTAATTTTAGGTTAGACGGTTTTACGGGAGATGTTACCGTTTGCATGCGGAAGGAACGTTTCCTACGTTTCCAGTATAATCCAACTCTTGATATTTATTCTCACCTTACCTCAGTGGCTCAATCAGTTAACATTCTCCAATCTAGCGCATTCATTATTTCTCAGTTTAAGGCTAGTTTTGGTGTCCAGCGTCACTCGATTTACCAAAGGACCTGATTAGTAATAGCTCGGATTGGCTACGACGACTTGAAATGAGTTTAATTAGTAGTATTATCTATATTAAATAAAGAATTAATTACTAAACCTAATTCATAAAAGGATAATTCTCCAAACCACTTTTTTTCTTAAATTAACTAACAAAGTCTCTAACCACTTAATCTACCTGAGATGACCGAACGTTTGACCCAAATGAATCCGATACAACATTCTTGAAGACCCGAAACTCAAAATGACCAAGCATAAGCTAAACTAATCTAAGTGTGACAAAACTAATTTGAATCAAGCTGACCTTACCCTACCTAACTTAATTTGACTAACTTGTTTGTCAAGTTTACAGCTGCTTTCATAACTTCTGTCCAAGAGAGAATTATGATTTATGATTTCTTGTACCTCCCATACGTTGAGACTCCGTAAGCTTGAAAATAGATATGGATAATCCAATCACAAATGCCATATCATGAACAATTGATTTGAATTTGTTAAACAATTGTGAGTCTCGTTGTTTTAGAAATATTACTCCGAGACCAAGGCATAGAAATGTTGCTTCGACAAAGACTGATCGCTAATCGGAGGTTAAATAAATACCTGAGCCAGAAGAAAGGCAAGGTGCTACTTTGAAAACAGTGTAACAATACCACTAACATTTACCATTCAAGAATGATGTCACTGACGTTTGGCCAAACTGACGAAATCTTTTCTGAACTAAATTAAAATTTTTTGAGTCGTTCCTAGAGTAAGGAAGAGAGAAGCCAACAGTAGTTTTACTATAGCCTCAAGGCATGCACAAGTGAAAATCATTTCTTCGCCTGAGTTTGAGGAAAGGATTTCTTCACAACATAGCAATCTGGAGGAGTAATGTTGGAGTAATAGTTCTTGATAGTGTCCGTAATTTCAAACCCGAACTTCTTGTAGAAAGAGATAGCTTCATCGTTATTGGTTTGAACATGCAAGTAAATCTCGGATATATTCTGCTTCGAGCACAGATCAATTACATGGTTCAACAGTTTTGTGCCTGTAAATGTAGCAATAAGAAACCCATCAAAAGCAGTCTTCTAGACTTCCCTTTCAGCAAGGTTGAGCAGCGCAGTCAATGTCACAAAAAGCTACGGAAAACGTCCAGAAAAAAGGTGTTGCAATGTTTCCACACAACACTACGTACAATTTAGTACTTAATTGTTACATGGGGGGAAGAATTCCATTTTCAATAGAATTAAAGACAGTATTCTTTGGTTaaggattatgatggaataaagtcAAGTGGCAGTGATTTGTGATTTTCTTAGTGCAATAGCAGTGATTTGATGCAAATCTCATTATGGGTCGTTGAACACAACCTCTCTGTATAGTTAATACACGCATATATTCGATTCTCCTTGCCTGTCATTGGACGCCTTTCAGGCACTAGATTTAACTGTTGTTGCTGCTAAATGGGGGAGGAAGGAAGGTCACATACAACTTCTTAAAGCTACAAGAGAAGGAATCGAACTAAACACAAAACAGCAGATGTCTCTTTGATCCTTTTTAACATATTTTACATAAATATGGACATTTTCCTTGGAAAAAACAATTTCTCAATCCCATTATTCGTTCTCCTCACCCCCCCAACTTTAAACCATTTGATTCCCTCTGCCATGCCAAAAGCTCCATCTGTTCTGACCCCAGCCAACCACTGTCTCCACTGTCGTAACCCTATATCCTCCACCAAAACCATGGCCTTCACCTCCTCAACAACCTTACTATAGACTTCCCTCCAGCTAACCCTCTGCCATTGCACCAATCTCACTTCTATAACCAATCACTAATGAAACTACTGACTCCACCACTCGACATGGACCATCTCCCTCAATATCAAATCACAAAGACATTCTGCCATTACCAATTTTACTTTCTTCTCCACAACATAAACAGActcaaaaacaaaaataattttACGATTCACCGTAAATAATCTCTCAGgaaaataaaaagaagaaaaaaagaaaactcACCAATGCCTAACCCACGGTATGGTGCCAGCACGCCCAATGTCATGATGTAAATACAAACAGCTCCAGTTTCCTTCTTTTCAACACGGCATGCGATTGCTCCAACGCATATATCACTATAGTATGCtgaaatataatataaaatgctgtaaatatgtGATAAACAGCACAAACAACATCACGAATAACATGTATAGCAAATAAGTACAAAAACAAAAGCCACGAGAAGCCCTTTGCCGCATATTAAAAGTTTAAAACAAAGATTGAGAAAAATAAGTCAGATTTGCGATGACTAGAAAGAGAGACGAGATCTATGAAATCACATAAATGCAGTTTGGGCCAC
The Silene latifolia isolate original U9 population chromosome 11, ASM4854445v1, whole genome shotgun sequence genome window above contains:
- the LOC141611706 gene encoding uncharacterized protein LOC141611706, whose protein sequence is MKQVTISLDGVRDKNIMQLKKLNVTLFPVRYNDKYYADALASGDFTKLAYYSDICVGAIACRVEKKETGAVCIYIMTLGVLAPYRGLGIGTKLLNHVIDLCSKQNISEIYLHVQTNNDEAISFYKKFGFEITDTIKNYYSNITPPDCYVVKKSFPQTQAKK